In Spodoptera frugiperda isolate SF20-4 chromosome 13, AGI-APGP_CSIRO_Sfru_2.0, whole genome shotgun sequence, the following are encoded in one genomic region:
- the LOC118270729 gene encoding ornithine carbamoyltransferase-like isoform X2, with protein sequence MTRNFRPVALDFGLASKYLKSVIKYDSVLQRFPYSKACEYKRTTPPRHLICFKQWTGQMVLNIILSALNLKCRMRDTHNKRLDIIPNAKVMILQEVNEPMLTMAVSKAATLLGASDVGIIENMSWEQDYHGRIFSDMADIIFISTRTHMCVQRFANKSSVPVLCMKSRTHASLQSLATVMAIMEEFGTMQGINLSYVGPTHPILNSYLLLCPMLGANIRFKCCCKKCPVTPFLFDASKAMCAYTGTEARQCAETKDAIRNACVVVAGPTPKKAEKLPDFMLATTDINKETCFRWIFFHTCPRGEEVDDLLFWNENAKTFTAFQNMHYIAAALMAYHCRDYLF encoded by the exons ATGACTCGAAATTTTCGTCCGGTAGCCTTAGACTTTGGCTTagcttcaaaatatttaaaatcagtaataaaatatgactCAGTGTTACAGCGTTTCCCATATAGTAAGGCTTGTGA ATACAAAAGAACTACCCCACCACGGCATTTAATCTGTTTCAAACAATGGACTGGACAAAtggtattaaatattatactcaGTGCTTTAAATCTGAAATGCCGAATGAGAGATACCCACAACAAGAGATTG GATATAATACCTAACGCAAAAGTGATGATTCTCCAAGAGGTCAACGAACCGATGCTGACTATGGCTGTCTCGAAAGCAGCGACCCTGCTTGGAGCATCCGATGTAGGCATAATCGAGAATATGTCTTGGGAACAAGATTATCATGGCAG AATATTCTCAGACATGGcggatataatatttatatcgaCGAGAACACATATGTGTGTCCAGCGGTTTGCTAACAAATCCTCCGTGCCAGTGCTATGTATGAAGTCCAGGACACATGCCAGTTTGCAGTCTCTAGCCACCGTCATGGCTATCATG GAAGAATTTGGCACAATGCAAGGAATCAACTTGTCCTACGTGGGGCCTACGCATCCAATCCTCAACTCTTATCTCTTGCTGTGCCCAATGCTTGGGGCCAATATCAGATTCAAATGTTGCTGTAAG AAATGTCCAGTCACCCCTTTCCTGTTCGACGCAAGTAAGGCAATGTGCGCATACACAGGGACGGAGGCTCGCCAATGCGCGGAAACTAAGGACGCCATAAGAAACGCGTGCGTCGTAGTAGCAGGCCCGACTCCTAAGAAAGCTGAGAAACTACCAGACTTTATGCTGGCAACTACA GATATCAACAAAGAAACATGTTTCCGCTGGATATTCTTCCACACCTGTCCAAGAGGGGAGGAAGTCGATGACTTATTATTCTGGAATGAAAATGCCAAGACCTTCACAGCATTCCAGAATATGCACTACATCGCTGCTGCGTTAATGGCTTACCATTGCCgagattatttgtt TTAA
- the LOC118270729 gene encoding ornithine carbamoyltransferase-like isoform X1 has protein sequence MTRNFRPVALDFGLASKYLKSVIKYDSVLQRFPYSKACEYKRTTPPRHLICFKQWTGQMVLNIILSALNLKCRMRDTHNKRLDIIPNAKVMILQEVNEPMLTMAVSKAATLLGASDVGIIENMSWEQDYHGRIFSDMADIIFISTRTHMCVQRFANKSSVPVLCMKSRTHASLQSLATVMAIMEEFGTMQGINLSYVGPTHPILNSYLLLCPMLGANIRFKCCCKKCPVTPFLFDASKAMCAYTGTEARQCAETKDAIRNACVVVAGPTPKKAEKLPDFMLATTDINKETCFRWIFFHTCPRGEEVDDLLFWNENAKTFTAFQNMHYIAAALMAYHCRDYLF, from the exons ATGACTCGAAATTTTCGTCCGGTAGCCTTAGACTTTGGCTTagcttcaaaatatttaaaatcagtaataaaatatgactCAGTGTTACAGCGTTTCCCATATAGTAAGGCTTGTGA ATACAAAAGAACTACCCCACCACGGCATTTAATCTGTTTCAAACAATGGACTGGACAAAtggtattaaatattatactcaGTGCTTTAAATCTGAAATGCCGAATGAGAGATACCCACAACAAGAGATTG GATATAATACCTAACGCAAAAGTGATGATTCTCCAAGAGGTCAACGAACCGATGCTGACTATGGCTGTCTCGAAAGCAGCGACCCTGCTTGGAGCATCCGATGTAGGCATAATCGAGAATATGTCTTGGGAACAAGATTATCATGGCAG AATATTCTCAGACATGGcggatataatatttatatcgaCGAGAACACATATGTGTGTCCAGCGGTTTGCTAACAAATCCTCCGTGCCAGTGCTATGTATGAAGTCCAGGACACATGCCAGTTTGCAGTCTCTAGCCACCGTCATGGCTATCATG GAAGAATTTGGCACAATGCAAGGAATCAACTTGTCCTACGTGGGGCCTACGCATCCAATCCTCAACTCTTATCTCTTGCTGTGCCCAATGCTTGGGGCCAATATCAGATTCAAATGTTGCTGTAAG AAATGTCCAGTCACCCCTTTCCTGTTCGACGCAAGTAAGGCAATGTGCGCATACACAGGGACGGAGGCTCGCCAATGCGCGGAAACTAAGGACGCCATAAGAAACGCGTGCGTCGTAGTAGCAGGCCCGACTCCTAAGAAAGCTGAGAAACTACCAGACTTTATGCTGGCAACTACA GATATCAACAAAGAAACATGTTTCCGCTGGATATTCTTCCACACCTGTCCAAGAGGGGAGGAAGTCGATGACTTATTATTCTGGAATGAAAATGCCAAGACCTTCACAGCATTCCAGAATATGCACTACATCGCTGCTGCGTTAATGGCTTACCATTGCCgagattatttgttttaa
- the LOC118270729 gene encoding ornithine carbamoyltransferase-like isoform X3, with amino-acid sequence MVLNIILSALNLKCRMRDTHNKRLDIIPNAKVMILQEVNEPMLTMAVSKAATLLGASDVGIIENMSWEQDYHGRIFSDMADIIFISTRTHMCVQRFANKSSVPVLCMKSRTHASLQSLATVMAIMEEFGTMQGINLSYVGPTHPILNSYLLLCPMLGANIRFKCCCKKCPVTPFLFDASKAMCAYTGTEARQCAETKDAIRNACVVVAGPTPKKAEKLPDFMLATTDINKETCFRWIFFHTCPRGEEVDDLLFWNENAKTFTAFQNMHYIAAALMAYHCRDYLF; translated from the exons AtggtattaaatattatactcaGTGCTTTAAATCTGAAATGCCGAATGAGAGATACCCACAACAAGAGATTG GATATAATACCTAACGCAAAAGTGATGATTCTCCAAGAGGTCAACGAACCGATGCTGACTATGGCTGTCTCGAAAGCAGCGACCCTGCTTGGAGCATCCGATGTAGGCATAATCGAGAATATGTCTTGGGAACAAGATTATCATGGCAG AATATTCTCAGACATGGcggatataatatttatatcgaCGAGAACACATATGTGTGTCCAGCGGTTTGCTAACAAATCCTCCGTGCCAGTGCTATGTATGAAGTCCAGGACACATGCCAGTTTGCAGTCTCTAGCCACCGTCATGGCTATCATG GAAGAATTTGGCACAATGCAAGGAATCAACTTGTCCTACGTGGGGCCTACGCATCCAATCCTCAACTCTTATCTCTTGCTGTGCCCAATGCTTGGGGCCAATATCAGATTCAAATGTTGCTGTAAG AAATGTCCAGTCACCCCTTTCCTGTTCGACGCAAGTAAGGCAATGTGCGCATACACAGGGACGGAGGCTCGCCAATGCGCGGAAACTAAGGACGCCATAAGAAACGCGTGCGTCGTAGTAGCAGGCCCGACTCCTAAGAAAGCTGAGAAACTACCAGACTTTATGCTGGCAACTACA GATATCAACAAAGAAACATGTTTCCGCTGGATATTCTTCCACACCTGTCCAAGAGGGGAGGAAGTCGATGACTTATTATTCTGGAATGAAAATGCCAAGACCTTCACAGCATTCCAGAATATGCACTACATCGCTGCTGCGTTAATGGCTTACCATTGCCgagattatttgttttaa
- the LOC118270711 gene encoding probable 28S ribosomal protein S25, mitochondrial, whose amino-acid sequence MPFMKGRAPIRRTLNYLNAGRLVLKDKIKIFSVAYNINGQNNLGAKEFVFWYLPQIQYKNPDVQVATLKNLTPSPFIKCYFEDGRKILVDVDNKSKEEILEHLINTVGKSKEVLEQEAIAAEKKDNPANFGIGCERPCICEVYGQIPCPGVVPLPKFMRGKYKNATD is encoded by the exons atgcCGTTCATGAAAGGAAGAGCACCTATTCGACGtactttaaactatttaaacGCCGGCCGATTAGTTTTGaaggataaaattaaaatattctcagtggcttacaacataaatggaCAAAACAATTTGGGAGCCAAGGAATTCGTATTTTGGTATTTGCCACagattcaatataaaaatcctGACGTACAAGTGGCTACCTTGAAGAATCTGACTCCTTCACCATtcataaagtgttattttgaaGATGGGAGAAAGATCTTAGTTGATGTTGACAACAAATCTAAAGAAGAGATTCTAGAGCATTTAATTAATACTGTTG gTAAATCAAAAGAAGTATTGGAACAGGAGGCAATAGCTGCTGAAAAGAAGGATAATCCTGCAAACTTCGGCATCGGTTGTGAACGTCCATGCATCTGCGAGGTGTACGGACAGATCCCCTGTCCTGGAGTGGTACCGTTACCAAAGTTCATGAGAGGAAAATACAAGAATGCCACAGATTAG